The DNA region GAAAATTTCAAGATTCAAGATTTTAGTTGACAAACAAGTTTGCGCTCTACGACATTGCATTTAATTACATAAGCCCCTAGCAGCGACATTGAATGCTTGCAATTTGGCACGACGCAAATGTCATGCGATTCATGTTGCAGTTGCAAAAGTTGCACAAGTTGCAGAAAGTAAAAGTCAGACCAAAACGGAAGTGACGCTATATTGTGGCTCACTCACTACTCATTGCTCTTTGTTTGCCATTTGCACCGCAACCGACTGGGTTTATTTTTGACAAAACGTGCTGCTCATGATATAACTAGAGCTGGGATCTGGCAACTGGATGCGGAATGAATATGCGTAATTTATTCGTATTTATGAGCTTCATGGGGGCAGGAAAACCCATTTGAGATCGGCTTATCTGACACTTGGGCTCGTTGGCTGCGAGCAGATATGCGCCAAGTGGTTCGGATTCGCAATTGGTGGGAGTGGGTTTCACATAGGTCGTTATGCTACTTGGGTTCTCCATTAAATTATTGTGTATATCACCCATTTCACGCTTAATTTAGTTGTTTCGAGTACctattgtttaatttttaattttatttaatttacttgTGTTTCTACCAACCATAATAATTAACTTTAATTATTCTTAAAATCATATACCAAATGTTTATTAGAATTTTAGTATCCAATATTATAAGgtttaaaatctaaaaatacgTGGATTTTTATGTgtggtttttaattttcttttgttgaagtgattttttaaatattattatataataattcTACCTACAAATTGTTTAGAAGTCAAACAGATAATTGATCACTTATCTTAACTTTGTTGTGTTTGTACAGGCAATGCCTAAAGATCAATATACCTtaacaataaacaaatttgtaattaataccaaaatatttgaattttttagGAGTCTATTGAAAGCTTAATTTTCGAACTAGTTCCAACTATTTTGTTCGTCAGCAGTGTTGAGCTCACCGCATGCGTAAGAAGTCGCCGTAATGCGGTTTGAATCCAAATGGCCAAATTAAAAATCGAGAATCGGCCTTCAACCAACTCAGTTGGTGGCGCCCAAAATGCTAACCAGCAATTGGCCCACTTGTGGTTGTACCACTCGTAGTTAGACGATAACCGAGAGTCATGCAACCGGTCTGGAAAACTATTGCAGATGCAGACTCTTGCCGGTTGGGTGGGCACTGGAAATACCCGAAGATATCGGCTGCCTTATAGGGCACATATGTACGTATACCCCAGCGACACAGTGAACACGGCACGGCTCAATTCACTCCGATTTCGATGACAAGTGCTTGTAAGACCAGCAGCTGGTTAAATTAATCATGCAATAAGCGTTGTTTTACATCAGAGACCGTAGCATAATGCCACTCAACCGCCCACCAATAACCATGATACagacaacaaaaaaattattttttaaaagccaTTAAAGAAACTAAGAATTTGTAATATTATTCATTATTTTGTACATAATttttacgaaaaaaaataagattaAGATTTACAATCACTTTTTCTCGTATATATTTAGATTTAAGATCACTATTTCTAATGCTATAGTCctatatttaatgaaaaataaatttatatggctatttattttaaaattatttatttaaaatgtgttaaaaATCTTAAGTTCAAAACTTAAGATCCCCCTTTCTTTCCCTGTAGACAACATATAATCCCCCACCCGCACTTTTCACTCTTCAATTAGCAATGGGCTGTGGTCGCGGTCATGCCTCAATTGTCTTCAGTTTGTCtgttttcatttgtttttcacaatCGTTTATCTCTGACTTCGTGAGCTGCTTTTTCCATCTTATGTAAGTCCACCTCCTACCCCTTTTCAccatttcattttccattCGGCCATTACGCATGCCAATTAAATGACtgtctttttgtttttgggtttgtttatgtttttttttggcggGAAAATTTCATGGGGAAATTTTGGTACTTCGGGGTTGGCCGGAAAACGCTGTCCAACTAACACAAATCAAACCCAAAACGGAAGAAGTCGAATGCGGAAGGTGGAAAACAAAGTTGGACGCGAAACACGAAATACTCATCGCCTGGTAAGTGAAAGATGATTTTGGGTTGGCTCGCTTTTGGCTcgcttttaaatttgttatttctttctgtttgtgggtttttgtgttttttatttgccGTGAGTCATGGACATTGTTTGGCTGGCTTTTACGTTGGTGATTATTGGCCAATTGACTTCGATACGATATCGAGATTTGTGTGTCATAACCTTAAGGCTTTGAAGTGTTGGCTTGAGCGGTGCAAAATATATTGCATGTCTTGTATTTCATTATGATTATGCctaattataaacaaaaattctTGAAAAATTGCTTTATTACAGGCCTTTATATGAAATTAACTGCTGTTGACCCACTTTAAGGCTATAATTGCTTGGATTTCTTTGGGTTTATTAACCTACAGTTTGGCCTAATGGCAGTCCTCCAAAATTACTGTCATTCTATATAAAATGACTGCCGTGGCCCTCTGATTCCAACTGAATTCAAAACTTGACAATGACACGCACCCCGCAATGCGCATACGCCCTGTATGACCCTTTTTTATAAAAAGCAGGCTATAAATACATGCTAAAGTGTTTACAAAGAGTGTCAAGGTGGGGCGTTAAAATATGAACACATAATAAAGTAGCCGGATCTTTTAGATATTCCAGGGCGGTCCTAAACGGTAGTGGGGTCAATTAATTAACTTGGCTACGTAAGATAACAAAAGTCACACCATGACAAGGCAGCATTTTTGTGTGGGATGAGCacctacaaaatatttttggtacTTGTAGAGAGGCTTTTCAAGATATTTATATTGCTGTTGACCAAGATGTGAGGCAAGGTCGAAGAAAATGTTGGTAAATATTGTGCAACTAGTTGAAAACGAAATTTAAGACGATGCCAATCTGAAGTGTcaacagaaacagaaaaagCGGACACAATGACAGGGCCAAAAGAAAGgtaccaaaaatatttaacaaaataGGTGCCAGCCAGGGCGAAAGTAAAAGTTTAACTTAAATTTATCTCGTTGGGTTTCTTTTAGCACAACACATACGAACCGGCGAATTCCAGGCGAAAGAGTGTAAAACTCACGCAGAGCAGCTGCAGCCAAAAGTCTGCACTTTTCGGTTTCCTCACACACTTTGGCCACATGcttatgtattttatttttatattttggcaAATTCACGCTACTTTTAATTGCAATTGCCAGTGCGATTATATAACTGGGCTGTATTTACTTTTGTAAGGCGGAATCTTTGAACTCTTGTGGGCTTTCGGTCAAGGCCTGCTCGTTGACCGGCGACACAACCGTCTCAAAGTGCAAAACTCTTTCTTAAGCACCAGCTCGAGAGCTGGTCAttggacccgatttcgatttcAATGCACAACAAGACGACGACCAAGCTGGCGAGGCATAATTCCGGCTGCCTCCGCACACAAATTGATTCAGTTTTGTGTTTTACCACACTTCTTTTATTTTAGCGGGCACGCGCGGTCCCCCGAAGTGTATTGTATTGGATTCGATAGGGTCGATCTGGGCTTTCTCCGCCTCGAAGACCGCGTACACGTGCGATTTGATTGCGCTCTGGCGAGCCACTGAATGTCGAGTTCGTTGCCGAAGTCTTTCGTTTTTGGTGGCCCACCAAAAAGTTCGCACCGGCGCACAAAAGCTCTCTCTGCTTCGAAAGCTTTCGTTCTTGTTTTGgtatttaaatactttttgagAAGCTACGGCGAgggtttaaaaaatataaatactaaTCAACTTTTTACCCATTTTTTAACTGGGATTTTACAAGGGAAAagtttaaaaaccaaaaaagtcTTCAGTAGAAGCACATACAATATTAAGTTGTGCTACTACGAATgaaccaaaaatattaaaaaacatacATTTCTTTACATAAATCTAATTTTTTTCTcttaattcttttttaaaacaatcttaacaaaattctttacaaaaacaatgttgtacaaaatattaatataaatttgttttaaatatttgtaactATAACTTTAACAATAAAAGACATTCCTATCTCAACTTAATGCTAGTTCCGTTAATTTACGAAACTCCGAAACATCAAATTCGACTTCAACAAGAGGTCCTTTAGCAAATGGAGAAACCTCATGGGTAGTGAGAAAATATGATCCCGTggcactaaaaataaaaaggataacttagaaaaaacaacataaaaaccATAGTGATATCATACTTATCCGCGACAAAGTAGCCCATCTGAGTGTTGGGCATATTGGAGTAGTGGCTGCAACGCTGCGTGAAGAAGTCGAACCAACCGCCGCACTGCTGGGCCCAAAAACCCCTCCCCGAGACTATGGACTCTCCATAGTAGACGGCTGCCCTATAATGATTACAATTGTAAAATCTCCAGTTGCTGATGTAACTGCATCCTCGCTGGTTCAGCTGGTCAAGATTGGGATAGAAATCCGCATGACCCATGGGCGGCAGCATGGAGAAGAAGAACGGATCAGTGTGTATGATGTCCACGAAATCCGCATCGCTGGCATCCAGCTTTTGCTGCAGCGAAGTCTGCATCATAAAACCGGGACCCGCAGGATCCAGACCCGTAATCCTGGCCAGAGGTTGGCTCACATAATTGGCCACCATTCCAGCAACTTGGGCACCCAAACTGAAGCCTATCAAGTGGATATCCTCACGTCTACTGATGCCGGCTGAGATTAGATTGTTTATCATTTGGGCCAGACACTCGGAGACAATGGGGGCATTATTCACGGCCCAAGGATAATAACAGGGCCACCGCACCAGAGTCTCATAATCCACCGATATCACATTTACAGGCTGAGTTTGGAGAAGCACATCCCTGACCTCCAAGTTGGGTGTCAAATTCCTGTTTCCTATAAACCCATGAATGAGTATTTTCAATGGCAGTCGAGGCTCAAAGAGCTCCTTTTGCAGATTTAAAGGATCCAATTGATGGGGATTATTGCGTGTTTGGCTGAAGGATAACAAAAATCAACTCATATTTTAAGTTCACCACCAAAATCAACTCACTTGGTATAAAGCCAAAAGGAAACCCGCGAATTGGGACACTTTTGCTCGGCGAAAACACAAAACTCTGGCAGCCAGCCTCGCAGCTCTTCTTCTCCTTTACAAAAACCGGAGATTATTAGAAGGAGGATCGCCGTACTAGATTTGCTCATGACTAAAGTCTAAACTGCTCTAAGCTCGCGTTCTAACGTAAGTTCTATTAAATTTGCACTGCCTAACATTGAAAATGGCATGGAATATGAGGGCccatataaaaagaaaaaatactGGCAGGTGATAAAAAGTCAAGGTGGCCAACGGTGGTTAGAAGGTGGGTGGAAAACAGTGGGTCAAGGTCGCTGCGGGTGGGGTTAGGCCTTAGAAATTGGTAATGAAAATTCTATAGTAGATCAGAGGAAAATACAGAAAGCAACGATTTATGGAGGAAGGTTACTAAGaatgattttttaattaacaaaaaaagaactTGGTTTTAGAATTCCTTCATAATTATGCATTCTTTGAATAATGGTACCCCATAAACAATTTTAGGAACCCCTTTCCTAATAAGGGAGATCTTTATTACCGGGAACCATAACATTCTTATGTGTAAATTTgtgttataaataaatttcataAGCGTATTCACATTTTATACAACCAAGTTATAGGTTTTATGTAGAGATGTAACCTTAAATTAAACcaaaattttgttaatttctttattaaaGGTTCAGTCTAGAAAACTTAATTTTCTTTACCTTACATTCTACCTTCTAATCGCAAAAATGAcataccaaaaataaaaaaagatagaCCAAGTTTAAATATCCATttacaattaatttaattttgttttatttttataatttagtttttaacaAAGAATATTCTGTGTTAGTAcctatttaataatatttcttaacAAGGGTTCGTCTTCCTCGCGATCGACCCAGTCCAATTGCCTATCCAAGACGTCCTCGTCCATTTTGACAACAACCTTCACCGCATCCAATTCGAGAAACGCCTCCAACAATTGTGGTTCATAGTCAGCGTCGATCTCATTGTGATCCTGGTTGAGATGGAATTTGGCCAGGGTCTGGCTATTGTCCACGTCCTCCAGTTTGCCCAGGGCAAAGGGTGGACTACTTGAGGTCTTGAGGAAGTACGAACCCCTCAGCTCCTGCGAAACATGATAGCCCATTTGCGCCTGAGCTCCAGTTGTGGGACAGAGACCAAGAAGATGGACCAACCAGCCGGAACAGTAGCGTCCCCAGAATCCCACGGTGGAATTGATGGACTCGGCGTAGAAGCGAGGAGCTCTCTCGTGGTTACAGCTACCAGGATCCTGCATATTCTCCTCCATGCAACCGGGTTGTTGAGCCCCAAAATTCGGATAGAAATCCACATGACCCGCGGCGCGTAGCACTCCTCGACCAAA from Drosophila subpulchrella strain 33 F10 #4 breed RU33 chromosome 2L, RU_Dsub_v1.1 Primary Assembly, whole genome shotgun sequence includes:
- the LOC119547548 gene encoding inactive pancreatic lipase-related protein 1, yielding MSKSSTAILLLIISGFCKGEEELRGWLPEFCVFAEQKCPNSRVSFWLYTNQTRNNPHQLDPLNLQKELFEPRLPLKILIHGFIGNRNLTPNLEVRDVLLQTQPVNVISVDYETLVRWPCYYPWAVNNAPIVSECLAQMINNLISAGISRREDIHLIGFSLGAQVAGMVANYVSQPLARITGLDPAGPGFMMQTSLQQKLDASDADFVDIIHTDPFFFSMLPPMGHADFYPNLDQLNQRGCSYISNWRFYNCNHYRAAVYYGESIVSGRGFWAQQCGGWFDFFTQRCSHYSNMPNTQMGYFVADNATGSYFLTTHEVSPFAKGPLVEVEFDVSEFRKLTELALS